Proteins from one Candidatus Rokuibacteriota bacterium genomic window:
- a CDS encoding mandelate racemase/muconate lactonizing enzyme family protein, translating to MKITKVEATIHRLPITVPLLREPITWRIVFARVETDAGVTGYGLTGQIQRSATRELINREAGPLLIGKSPLETERIWHELYRALNPRSQTGAWSSAISAIDLALWDIKGKALGQPVWRLLGGHSQRVEAYVTFGLLDYSRDLLVEVARTLVKQGHDKLKMVVAIERGRNVAEDAARVRAVREAIGDGVELMVDANYLFDLVHARELCRSIEPYRITWFEEPVSGNDARLLAQLRRQTTIPISAGQNEGHKWRHIELLLHHAVDILQPNVCWGGGYTETVKVAHLAQAFNVPVANGGGWPHHNAHLIAAVANGWRVEFHYLMWMTGNMIYREPPQPEAGWVTLTERPGLGLEPKEEVLQDTLEP from the coding sequence ATGAAGATCACGAAGGTCGAAGCGACGATCCATCGGTTGCCGATCACGGTGCCGCTGCTCCGCGAGCCGATCACCTGGCGGATCGTCTTCGCGCGAGTGGAGACCGACGCCGGCGTGACCGGCTATGGCCTGACCGGACAGATCCAGCGGTCGGCGACGCGCGAGCTGATCAACCGGGAGGCCGGACCGCTCCTCATCGGCAAATCCCCGCTGGAGACCGAGCGGATCTGGCACGAGCTCTACCGGGCGCTCAACCCCCGGTCTCAGACCGGAGCGTGGAGCTCCGCCATAAGCGCCATCGATCTCGCACTCTGGGACATCAAGGGCAAAGCGCTCGGCCAGCCGGTCTGGCGGCTGCTCGGCGGGCACAGCCAGCGCGTCGAGGCCTACGTCACCTTCGGCCTCCTGGACTACAGCCGGGATCTGCTCGTCGAGGTCGCGCGGACCCTGGTCAAGCAGGGGCACGACAAGCTGAAGATGGTCGTGGCCATCGAGCGGGGCAGGAACGTCGCCGAGGACGCCGCGCGCGTGCGCGCCGTCCGAGAGGCGATCGGCGACGGCGTCGAGCTGATGGTGGACGCGAACTACCTGTTCGACCTGGTCCACGCGCGGGAGCTCTGCCGCAGCATCGAGCCCTACCGGATCACCTGGTTCGAGGAGCCGGTCTCCGGAAACGATGCGCGGCTCCTGGCCCAGCTTCGCCGGCAGACGACGATCCCGATCTCGGCAGGCCAGAACGAGGGGCACAAGTGGCGGCACATCGAGCTGCTGCTCCACCATGCCGTGGACATCCTCCAGCCCAACGTCTGCTGGGGCGGCGGCTACACCGAGACGGTCAAGGTGGCCCACCTGGCCCAGGCCTTCAACGTCCCGGTCGCGAACGGCGGTGGCTGGCCCCATCACAACGCGCACCTGATCGCGGCGGTGGCCAACGGGTGGCGGGTCGAGTTCCACTACCTCATGTGGATGACCGGTAACATGATCTACCGGGAGCCGCCGCAGCCCGAAGCCGGCTGGGTGACGCTCACGGAGCGTCCCGGGCTCGGGCTCGAGCCCAAGG